GTATGCGCTTCGCCGTCCAGTTCCTTCAACCGGGCAAGCTCCGTGCGCAGCTGCTCCAGATGCGCTTCGCGCCGGGCGGCATCCCGCTTTGCTTCTTCCGGATTGCGAACGAGCACGTATCGCTTGCGCGCTTCGCCATCCCCCACGACGATCTCCTTGACCTCCAGGTTGTCTCGGATCGTTTTGAAACGTCCCGGATGCGCGAGTGCCGCTTCGACGGTCGGCTTGCCCGACGTCATCTTCTCCCCGGCAATGTAGTGGCCGCCGCTCTGTTGCAGTACGCGCAGATTGTCTTCGGAGGAGAAACCGCGGTCGACGACGGTAATCACACGCCCGAGTTTCCACCCGATCAGATCCTTTTTCACCTGCGGCACAACGTTCATATCCGACGTATTGCCCGGCCACACCCAACAACGAATCGGGATGCCCTCACGCGTGACAGCAAAACCGATGACCACCTGCGGAAGGTCGGGGCGATGGTCTTTCGAATAACCGGTTTTGCGAAAATCGTCTTCGTCGTCCTCTTCCGTCTCAAAATACGTGGAGGTCGTGTCGAAGAACAGCAGATCGACTTCCAGATTCAGCAAATCCGCTACCGTATGGAACACTTCACGCTGGATGCTTTCTTCCGACGTGAGCAGAAAATCCATTGCCCGGTAGCCATGCTGCACGTCAAACGCCGGAAGGTCCGGGATGACCACTTCACGATCCACCCAATCTTCAATCGCCAGCTTGCTGCTTGGTGCCAGCGCCCGATTGGCCACCATGGCAAAGATGGCGCGTTCAACCGGCATGCGGTATTCCCGGTCGGCAAGTCGTCGTGTAATCGCTTCGCCGATACCAAGCTTCTTCCAAAGTTGATCGAGCAGCCATACGCCGCCCAGCGAACGACTGCTAAGGAGCGTAACCGAAGCGGGTTGCGCTGAAGATGGAGAGGGCGCTTGCGGCTCGCCAATAAAACGGTGGATGCTGGCGGCAAGACGTTTCAAGCCCTCCATGTCCAGTTCGTCAGCGCGGCCGAAATGGTACAGGACTTTCGCTTGTGGAGTTCCGGTCACAGGATTTCGCTCATTATGGGCGAGCTGTACGTAACGGGTGATCGAACCGTTTTTATTTTTACGAGAGATTGTTCGTATATACATATCTACAGGATATAATATATACTACAAGAAATGCAACAAAAATATCTAATTATCCACAAAAATTTAGTGCCTACAGTTTTTTGGATTTTTTCGCGTCGTAGTGCCTGTGGAAAAGTCCGAAAAGCCGCGTCAAATCTGGATTTCAGTTGTCCACAGCACCCAAAAGGGTGCCTACTTTTCGAGGGTTACTGTCGAACCCGGGTCTTGGTAAAACTGGTCATCTCTCTAGCCAAATCAACATCGCGTATGCGTGACTCACTGGCAGTCAAGTTTTCATGATAGTTTAACGTGATCGATAAAGCGTGTTCCAGGCGATTCTGCAGTGCGCCGAATTTGGAACGGTTGGCAGAAACCGAATTGATGGCGTCATCTAATGTAGAAATGGCATTGTTAGCGTCAGTGACGAGATCAATCTGATCAATGCCTAAAGCTTTACTGTCCATTTTCGATAAAGTAACGCTTAGATTCTCATCGGTGTTGGCCCCGACATGGAATAAAAGGGGCTCGGCTCCTTTATCTGACGGAAACTTCTCGTCAAACGGAGTCGGATCCGCTGTACCAATAGTGTCGGCGATAACTGTAGTATCGGTAAGTGCAGTACTGCCGCCATTGTCCAATCCGCCGATAGCCCCTGTATCCGAATTGGATAAGTTTACGCCATAGCTGGCAAAGTTGGCCCCATTGGCTTTAAAATCGTTTTTAAAGTCGGCCAAATCCGTCCATCTGCCGCCTGTAGCGTTTTGAATAGCTTGGGCGAGAGTTCGGGTCGAGTCTGCGGCCAAGTAGGTCATGACGTTTTTAATACCGCCTACCCCACTAAGCTCACTATCCATATACCTCACGGCAAGATAGGCTGCCGAGTAATGGGCGCTATCGTTAACCCAGGCTGCACCGGCCGAGCCCAGATTATCGACCAGAGCTTGCCTGTTAGCTGCCGTATCTCCGCCCAATGCCGCCAAATCTCCAACAACGCGTTCGTCTGCGCCGTGAATAAATTCGGCGGTCCCTTCTTTAAACCAGGTCGAAATACCGGTCGTTTCCGTAGCGTTGACCGATTGGCTCCAATTCATTCGACTGGCCATGACGGCATGAACCATTTCGTGTGCAATGGTTCGGTCTGCAGCCAATCCGCCGATGGTGTCATCGGTTGAATTGTAGTCAGCCATTTCAACGGTCAAGGACAGGTTGGAACCCGGACCCGGGGATCCGTTGCCGTATGAGGTCACATACGCCAGTTTTCCCCCTGCCGCTCCTTGAATGACATTGATATCAAGAGCCACATTGGTTCCGGTGAGACCGAACTGCGTTTGAATTCGATCCACACTGTTCTTCAACCACTGCTCCTTTAATTTCTTGACAATAGCCATCGTTGCGCCCGAAACGCTGTCTTTATTCAATAAATTTATAGTATTGAACTCGGTCGTATTGGCGATTCGGTCGACTTCCTTAATGATTTGCTTCATTTCGGACTGCAATTGTTTACGATCATCTTCCGAATTCGTATCGTTTGCAGCTTGCACGGCCAGTTCCCGACCTCTTTGGAGCAGAGCATGAGTCTCTTTTAAACCTCCTTCTGCCGTTTGGAGAAGGGAGATGCCGTCTTGAATGTTGCGGGATGCTTGTCCGAGTCCTCGTAGTTGTCCCCGCATTTTCTCAGAGATGCTTAATCCGGCTGCGTCGTCGGCGGCCGAATTGATTCGGAGACCGGAAGATAACTTGTGCAAGGATTGTTCGGTGTTGTTCTGATTTTTAAGATTGGACTGCCAGGCGGTCAAAGCGGTAATGTTATGATTGATTCGCATAGATTCACCTCCCTGTGGTTAAACGTGAGGACCATCCGTGGTCCTGAATCTAATATCGGCAAGTCGGGTAAATACTGTTATACGGCCATGAATAATTTATAGATGATTGCGCTTGTGCATAATGTGGATAACTCTGTTGATAACTTGCCTGAAAAATGTCGAAAAAAGGGGAGAAATCGGGGTTTTTGCCTGTGAATGAATTATTAAGAGGATGTGAATACCTAAATTTTCGAAATATTTCGTTTACAAACAGGGAGCGATTGACATTCCGGCGGGAGCGGTGATATATTCGAAATGTGGGCATCGCCCAGTTATTTGACGACGAAGGGAATGTATGGCATGCAAGGTAAAGTAAAATGGTTTAACGCAGAAAAAGGCTACGGGTTCATTGAGCGCGAAGACGGCGGCGACGTATTCGTCCACTTCTCGGCTATCCAAGCGGAA
The window above is part of the Paenibacillus hamazuiensis genome. Proteins encoded here:
- a CDS encoding IS1634 family transposase, with translation MYIRTISRKNKNGSITRYVQLAHNERNPVTGTPQAKVLYHFGRADELDMEGLKRLAASIHRFIGEPQAPSPSSAQPASVTLLSSRSLGGVWLLDQLWKKLGIGEAITRRLADREYRMPVERAIFAMVANRALAPSSKLAIEDWVDREVVIPDLPAFDVQHGYRAMDFLLTSEESIQREVFHTVADLLNLEVDLLFFDTTSTYFETEEDDEDDFRKTGYSKDHRPDLPQVVIGFAVTREGIPIRCWVWPGNTSDMNVVPQVKKDLIGWKLGRVITVVDRGFSSEDNLRVLQQSGGHYIAGEKMTSGKPTVEAALAHPGRFKTIRDNLEVKEIVVGDGEARKRYVLVRNPEEAKRDAARREAHLEQLRTELARLKELDGEAHTGAHCRLHSHPTYKRYLKTDKRGNLRIDLAAVKAMEHLDGKYLLRTSDDTLSTEDVALGYKQLLQVEAAFRTLKQSLELRPVYHRKEERIRAHVLLCWLALMLIRIAENQTGQTWREIRSLMQTLHLVEYRLDGGKLRQRTELTDEHRAIVSALQIAEPQQIWDISLS
- a CDS encoding flagellinolysin — its product is MRINHNITALTAWQSNLKNQNNTEQSLHKLSSGLRINSAADDAAGLSISEKMRGQLRGLGQASRNIQDGISLLQTAEGGLKETHALLQRGRELAVQAANDTNSEDDRKQLQSEMKQIIKEVDRIANTTEFNTINLLNKDSVSGATMAIVKKLKEQWLKNSVDRIQTQFGLTGTNVALDINVIQGAAGGKLAYVTSYGNGSPGPGSNLSLTVEMADYNSTDDTIGGLAADRTIAHEMVHAVMASRMNWSQSVNATETTGISTWFKEGTAEFIHGADERVVGDLAALGGDTAANRQALVDNLGSAGAAWVNDSAHYSAAYLAVRYMDSELSGVGGIKNVMTYLAADSTRTLAQAIQNATGGRWTDLADFKNDFKANGANFASYGVNLSNSDTGAIGGLDNGGSTALTDTTVIADTIGTADPTPFDEKFPSDKGAEPLLFHVGANTDENLSVTLSKMDSKALGIDQIDLVTDANNAISTLDDAINSVSANRSKFGALQNRLEHALSITLNYHENLTASESRIRDVDLAREMTSFTKTRVRQ
- a CDS encoding cold shock domain-containing protein, which codes for MQGKVKWFNAEKGYGFIEREDGGDVFVHFSAIQAEGFKTLEEGQAVEFDIVEGARGPQAANVIKL